One genomic region from Candidatus Nomurabacteria bacterium encodes:
- a CDS encoding peptide chain release factor N(5)-glutamine methyltransferase yields MQIFQWLDNARKKMNSTGITSSELDSLLLLEYVLSINRASILAHPEITLTQTQITKLAKLLKCRLAREPLAYILGHKEFFGRDFIVNPDALIPRPESESFIEILKKQDFEEQTIIDIGCGSGVLGITTKLELPSNTVILSDVSDKALSVAKQNIQKHSVDCRTIKANLLPASIDANIIVANLPYVPINLKVQPELNFEPAIALYAKDGGMELYQKLWSQISTKPSIHFVLTESLVFQHNDMAVIAKSAGFLPDSSEGLVQLFKRKSS; encoded by the coding sequence ATGCAAATATTTCAATGGCTAGATAATGCCCGGAAAAAAATGAATAGCACAGGTATAACATCATCTGAACTTGACAGTCTTCTTTTACTCGAATATGTATTGTCAATTAATAGAGCATCTATCCTGGCTCACCCCGAAATAACTCTCACGCAAACTCAAATAACAAAACTCGCTAAACTTCTAAAATGTCGTTTAGCTCGTGAACCATTAGCATATATTCTCGGTCACAAAGAATTTTTTGGTAGAGATTTTATCGTTAATCCTGACGCACTAATACCAAGGCCAGAATCTGAAAGTTTTATAGAAATACTTAAAAAACAAGATTTCGAGGAACAGACCATTATTGATATTGGATGTGGTTCTGGGGTCTTAGGTATAACCACCAAACTAGAACTTCCCTCGAACACAGTTATATTATCGGATGTTAGCGATAAAGCCTTGAGCGTAGCTAAGCAAAATATACAAAAACACTCTGTTGATTGTAGAACTATAAAAGCAAATCTACTGCCTGCAAGCATAGATGCAAACATAATAGTAGCTAATTTGCCATATGTCCCAATAAATTTAAAGGTTCAGCCAGAGCTAAATTTTGAGCCAGCAATTGCTTTGTATGCAAAGGATGGTGGTATGGAATTATATCAAAAGCTCTGGAGTCAAATATCTACAAAACCCTCAATCCACTTTGTATTAACTGAAAGTCTAGTATTTCAACACAATGATATGGCAGTGATTGCTAAAAGCGCTGGGTTCCTACCGGACAGCTCTGAAGGACTAGTCCAATTATTCAAACGCAAATCTAGTTAG
- a CDS encoding trypsin-like peptidase domain-containing protein, producing the protein MDNQQPIAKPEVIKPKKRINLTRPKPSSSQKGGALGMLAIIFISLSAGFAGGFIGANSKQQSNTSQNASVEQGRQAVEEQSNLISSLAKAVGPSVVSINVTSQGVQDGFFGQRSVEQQSAGTGFIISDSGYVLTNRHVVPEGASKVSVTMSDGTVLDDVSVVGTTSESDSLDIGFLKINNTKGKKLVVAKLGDSSKAQVGDTVIAIGNALGQFQNTVTSGILSGYGRSVQASDGQGTNAESLQNMFQTDAAINQGNSGGPLVNANGEVIGINTAVAGDGAQNIGFAIPINDAKGLINGMLKTGKLERPYLGVRYVQLNPSVASQLKIQNEQGAYINGSNGSSGVVAGGPADNGGLQDKDVIVKINDQSVDENNTLSSVIGRFTVGEEVTVTFVRNGKQQTTKVKLGELPN; encoded by the coding sequence ATGGATAATCAGCAACCGATTGCAAAACCAGAAGTAATAAAACCAAAAAAACGAATAAATCTAACAAGGCCAAAACCTTCTTCGTCACAAAAGGGTGGAGCGTTAGGGATGTTGGCGATTATTTTTATAAGTTTGAGTGCTGGTTTTGCAGGTGGTTTTATTGGGGCAAATAGTAAACAACAATCCAATACTTCTCAAAATGCTAGCGTTGAGCAGGGTAGACAAGCAGTTGAAGAACAGAGTAATTTGATAAGTAGTTTAGCAAAAGCCGTAGGCCCAAGTGTTGTTTCAATTAATGTCACTAGTCAAGGTGTTCAAGATGGCTTTTTTGGGCAGAGATCTGTTGAGCAACAGAGCGCAGGGACAGGTTTTATTATTAGTGATAGTGGTTATGTGTTGACTAATCGCCATGTTGTGCCGGAAGGTGCTTCCAAGGTTAGTGTAACTATGTCTGATGGTACCGTTCTTGATGATGTTAGTGTAGTTGGGACTACATCTGAATCAGACTCTTTAGATATCGGATTCTTAAAGATCAATAATACTAAAGGAAAGAAACTAGTTGTGGCAAAATTGGGCGATTCTAGTAAAGCCCAGGTTGGTGATACTGTTATTGCTATTGGGAACGCCTTGGGGCAATTCCAGAATACAGTAACATCTGGAATATTGTCAGGGTATGGAAGAAGTGTGCAGGCTTCCGATGGTCAGGGTACAAATGCCGAGAGTTTACAAAATATGTTCCAAACAGATGCTGCAATCAACCAGGGTAACTCAGGAGGGCCATTAGTGAATGCCAATGGAGAGGTGATTGGTATAAATACCGCAGTTGCAGGCGATGGTGCACAAAATATTGGCTTTGCGATACCAATAAATGATGCCAAAGGACTAATTAATGGCATGCTGAAGACGGGTAAGTTAGAAAGGCCATATCTAGGAGTTCGATATGTGCAACTTAATCCTTCTGTGGCCTCTCAGTTGAAAATCCAGAATGAACAAGGTGCCTACATTAATGGCTCAAATGGTTCATCTGGTGTTGTGGCTGGTGGACCAGCTGACAATGGTGGCCTACAAGACAAAGATGTGATAGTTAAAATTAATGATCAATCAGTTGACGAGAATAATACTTTGTCATCTGTTATCGGCAGATTTACTGTTGGCGAAGAAGTGACCGTAACTTTTGTTCGCAATGGCAAACAACAAACCACAAAAGTCAAGCTTGGTGAATTACCTAACTAG